The Lathyrus oleraceus cultivar Zhongwan6 chromosome 5, CAAS_Psat_ZW6_1.0, whole genome shotgun sequence genome includes the window ATAGCAGGAACAAGAAAGCCATGGAGTTCATTGCCAAAGGCTGGAATGCTTTGAAGGAGGTTGATAGAGTCATTGATTATTGTGAGCTCAATGATAGGCGTCTCATCCCTCTTCTTAATGTAATCACTACTTTCTTGACCTGCTGCCACCATATGCTTCTTTATCTCAAGGTTTTATATGAGAGAGCAATAAATAGACCCTTGCTTATTTTGGATTCATAAATAGAAAGCAAAGGAGAATTTTGAGCTTGCTTTGGAGGCGGATAACACCAATACTCATGCTAGGTATTGGCTGTCCAGATTGCATATGAAATACCATGTTCCTGGAGCAAATAAGGCTGTGTAAGTCAACTTTTATCCACCATTATGTCTTGTTTCTTCATGCTCTACCTATTTTCCATCAAAGAAATGCATATTTACTATGCCAAGAACATATCTATAGTTTATTATCTCTCATTATTTTTGTGAGGGAAAATTATCCTGACCTCCCTTGAAATATGTTAAAATATTAAACATATCCCCTATAGTTTCCAAAATACACCCACCTCCCTCATTTTAACCCCATCAAACTATCGTTAGTAAAAGGAAACAAAAAATCATCAAAGTTATTACACATCTTCTTTTCAATATTCCACTAATGAAACAATTTGTAAAGCTCTTTGTCTCCATTACTCTGATCTCTATTTTGGACATCAATCTGTTCATCAAAGTTCATTATATAGTGCTATTCTGTTTGGTGTTTATGTTTATATTCTACAATTATCTTCATGTATGATTTTAGGGGTATGAAATTTGGGCGAtagaaaataaaaacacaaaatTAATGTGCTTTAAAATACAAAAGATAAAATGCATTTGACAAAAATTAAGGGAGGTTGGTGTCAATCTAAAAACTAAAGGTGTTTATGATGTTTAGATAGATCCAAGGGAGGTCAATGTAATTTgctatttttattattactaGCACAAAGGTGGACATTAGTTGTGTGTGTGTATAATTTGATTTGCTTGTTTTCAATTTCATAATATCTGTTATCTAAATTTCAGTTTCGAAATCCATATTTTGGAATTTAAATTTGGAAAAGAATTGTGTTCTCTAAGGCAAATTTGTAGAGAAAAAAGGTCCCACAAAATCGGTAGTTATTTTTGGACCTCCTTTTTTAACGTGGTATAGACGAAGCTGATTATTATTATCATAAAAATCCTTACACGGAGTCTCTGCTTAGCTATGAAGTGGTGCTGGTCCTCTTAATGATGTGAACTCAGCTGAGTAGCTATCCACAAGAACGGAAAAGTAAACCTCAGAATTTACATGAACTTGAGTACTTCAATACATATTATAAATCTCATTTTTTGCAATATGATGAAGTAGCTGTTTAAAGCACAACTGGTTCTTCCTTTTGTCATCAATGGCATCCATATTAGTTTTGTCGTTTGATTGTTTCCTATTCTTTCTGTTTCCTTTTAAATAGTTCTAAGTTCCCATTGATTTAAACCTTTCCGCTGATGCTATGCTGAGTTTTTTGAATTTGTTTCTTTTTCAAGTCACATGAAAATACTGCTAATATGTagtcatattttcctttttcccttggcAACAGCGCGGCAGCATTATTGGTAGAAGCAGCTGATATGGGTGATGCTGATGCACAATATGCACTGGGTTGTCATTTAAGAGTAGAGGTGGGGCTACTCTACACCTTATATTGTGAGGACTCTGTTATAGTACATTTTATAGCCAAACTTAAAGATTTTGAGTAAATGACCTGAATCATGATTTTCAGTCGATTACTTGAATAATTTTTCTTTGCCTCCTTAAATCATTATCACACATGACACAACGACTATCCATTACTATTGTGTTGTGGATTTATTTATTGTAGATTTTGGTTGTATTTTATAATGTTTTGGGTTAACAGATGAGGTATATGACCTTGGGGAGGACAATAGTGGGTTGATGTGCATACAAACCGGCTTGGTTGGGATATTATTTGTTCTTAATGGCGAATTAGTAGTGGTTTTTTTTTTTCTTGCCTGATTTCATCTGTACAATTATGTATTTGACTTCTAAGATGAACTTGAGTAGAGTACTTCTGGCTATGTAATCTTTTACCTTTCTTGAGTTTTTTTCTCTTAATGTTTCATAACTGGATACTTTAGGAAAAATGGAGGTCCTGGATTTTtgttagattttttttaaatgagatatttttaaatatatatgTTTTTTGGAGACAGAATGATGATGTCCATTCAGATCAACAAGCTTTCTATTATTTGGAGAAAGCTGTGGATCAGGTATGTTACTCTATGAAAGTTGGATCTTGCCATGATTTCAGAATGTATGACAAAATCCTTATTGGTGTGTGTTATGTTCTAGTTGCATCCAGATGCTCTTTACCTTTTGGGTGCTGTATATTTGACTGGCGACTGTGTTAAGAAAGATATTGCATCGGCGTTGTGGTGTTTCCATAGGGCTTCAGAGAAGGTAATATATCAATTAATCAAAGTTAAACAAATAATTTTCTTTCAAAACCATGCAGCGTTAGACTTTGAACATTTTTTCTTAATATTTATGGACAAATTGTccattgattttttttttcatgtGTGGTGAGTTAGACTGAGTTCAACATACATTGTATGTCGTTTGGTTATGCTGTTATGAAATTTAGTTTGCACTTGCTCTTTAAGCACATACGTTAAATCACCTGACAAAGTTTTCGAATAGGCCGGAGTATTTATACCTTCATGAAAAGCTATGTATAAGTGTTTCATGAGTTATGAACTACAATAGGGTTTCATTGATTACTCATGCGCTGATTTCTAGAAGTTAAAATTTTGTCAGAGTTTCACGTCTAGTCCAAGATGGTGAATCCTAATAGAATTCTTAGATACCTCATTCCTACCCTTTCTGTCCTCTTTTATAGCCACAAGCTTATTCCTATTTTATCGAAACAAACTCCTCTAATTATAATAACAAACTCCTATAATAACAATAACATACTCCTATAATTATTCCTTTTATTCTTTTAGTATAGACCCTCCACACTTTTGGCTTAGGTCCATAGTTGAGTCCCACCTTGTCATCCATATCTCTATCAACACCTCGCTCCTTAAAACCAACCTTGTCCTCAAGGCTAAATTCGGGAAATTGTCCCCTCAGATAAGCATCATCTAGTTTCTTTTCACCTTTGGACCAACTCCACACCTCACCCCTTCTCTCATGTCTATCttccaagaaattgttgaggaaaccttgttgttcttgtttccctCCCTGCCCTTGTAACATTACTAGCTCATCTTTATGCCAAAATTGCATCGAGAGAGCCTTCCAATCCATAACGACCTTCCCTAGAGTACTCAACCATGAAACTCCCAGTACTACATCCAGTCCCCCTAAATCTAGAACCAACTAGAACCAAGGCATCCACCACTATCACCATTGGACCCAGATTTATCCTAACTCCTTTACACACCCCTTGAGAAAACACCCTATGTCCGTCTCCCAACTTAATGCTCTTTGCAGCCATAGGAGTGACTTGCAAGCCTAAAGCATCAATGATTTTAGGAGAAATAAAATTGTGGCTAGCTCCACTATCCACTAAAACAACCACATCAACATCCCCCAATTTGCCTTCAATTTTCATAGTTTGATGCTCACCCATACTTCCCAACACCCCAATGAACTTACACTCCGCTTCCTCTTCCTCTTCACTCTCAGAATTATAAGCCTCCATGGATACGATCTCGCCTTCCTCGTTTAGAGTCTCGCCGTCTCCTAGAATCAAAACCCTTATTGATCTTTCAGGGCATTTGTGAAGAGTGGGGTGATACTTCCCGCCTCACTTGAAACATAGACCTTTAGCTCGTCTTTCCTCCATCTCATCACTGTGCACACTTCGAACCCCTTTCCATCGCTCAGAAAAATTAGTGTGCCAACCGTTTTCTGTTTTCTTTCCTGTTGAATGCAGCAATGAAGAGGAATTTTGCATGGAATATGTTAGACCTCTCATAAAGAATACTTATAAGAGGAAGGGGCACCAGTAAAGCAAGATAAATGCTGTCcaataaaaaaaaatacatatgAACAGTCATTTTAGCAGTTACAGATTCTAAGGGGCAgcaattattattattactagAGTAACAATTATTATTAACAACAATTACAAAACTTAGGCAATATAAGAAGGGAAATAGAACTGTGTTTGATCATCCTGCAGTTGTGAGTGTTAGACACTTGGGAGGGAGAGAACCAAGCTCTCGAATCTTGGTGTGTGTTCTAATATTTTGTACTATTTTTCTATAACTATTGTAAGCATAACATTCTGGTCTTTGAACTTCCACCAGAATTATTATCAGTAAAGTATTCCTATTCTCTAAATTATTCTGTTTAGAGTCGGTTTCTGTCAACGGGTATCAGAGCAGTTTCCTTCCGGGACTGCTTTATGGTATCTACGCGAGGGGAAATGGAGGCCAAATTGGAAATTCTCGAACGTGGATTTGAAGGGTTATTAGCCATGCGGGAAAATGTGCAAAAAATCCTCGAAGATGATCGCAAGGAAAGAGTTGAAACGAGTCAGCAAGTAGCAGAATTAACCGCCCTGATGCGTCGCACAATGCGAACAACACCGGGGAGTCCGAACGGCAGTGATGACGGCGCTTCTGTACACACTAGCCATCTTTGAAAACGTGAAGAACGGTGGAGAAAATTGGAGATACCTGTTTTTGAAGGCACTGACGCCTATGGTTGGTTGAACAGGGTGGAACGTTACTTTGACTTGAAGAAGATGAGTGAGAACGAGAAATTACAAGCTGTGATGGTGGCTATGGAAGGCAAGGCACTGGTGTGGTATCAATGGTGGGAATTCTCGTCTCAGAATCCCACTTGGGAAGATTTTAGGACTGCCATATTAAGAAGGTTTCAACCATCAATGATTCAAAGTCCTTTTGAATTATTGTTGAGTCTCAAACAAACAGGGACTGTGGAGGAATACCGAGAACAAGTTGAAATGTATCCTGGCCCTCTAAAATGCACAGAGCCATCCTATTTGAAAAGTATTTTCTTGAATGGACTTAAAGATATTATTAGGGCAAGAGTTGAAATTGCATCCTGTGGAGACATTGTCTGAATTAATGGACTATGCTCAAGGGGTTGATGAAAACAATAATTTGCTGAACAAGAGTAATAGTGGAACAAGTTCTGGAAGTAAATCTGGTTTTAGGACCTATAATAGCACCAAAACAGTGACATGGGCACGAAATTCTAAAAGTTAAAACCAGGCTGCTTCATCAATTGGTAGCACTACAAGTGACTCTAGAACAAATCTTTCATCTAAAGGGAGAAGTTTTAGGAGGTTAACGAATGTAGAATTACAAGAGAAGTATAAGAAAGGGTTGTGCTATAGGTGTGATGAAAAGTTCGGACCATGGCACATCTGTGCAAATAAACAATTATGGGTGATCTTGATGGAGGAAGGTAGTGGGGCTGAATcagaagaagaggaagaa containing:
- the LOC127086373 gene encoding uncharacterized protein LOC127086373, whose amino-acid sequence is MEFIAKGWNALKEVDRVIDYCELNDRRLIPLLNKAKENFELALEADNTNTHARYWLSRLHMKYHVPGANKAVAAALLVEAADMGDADAQYALGCHLRVENDDVHSDQQAFYYLEKAVDQLHPDALYLLGAVYLTGDCVKKDIASALWCFHRASEKGHAGAAIAYGSLLLKGVKIPESIIKFSLKRGPVAHKRGKSKESIAIDPIEMAKEKFQIAAKAGCDLGLKWLARLEEEEKRLLTQEF